A window of Vigna unguiculata cultivar IT97K-499-35 chromosome 4, ASM411807v1, whole genome shotgun sequence contains these coding sequences:
- the LOC114182732 gene encoding VQ motif-containing protein 20-like, with protein sequence MAHAKHKFYIYKHTHLSKSLPPSSPHRTITFILFAVSDPIKANSIIDSITITVSRVSDCHLSSKPKAMSPSHFHSKREITSTNNKNTTNGLLPPPLKISKESHFIKKSSPQSSSSSSSSISSSLVNTAMPASSYRPQQQRHPVIIYTHSPKVIHTQPKDFMSLVQKLTGLSRSDSEDEEEDDDNPPPPQQQLKQESGGSLAAVMGDKESDRESMIIVRNEENEASSVLTEENNCSSSMGENQVNSCFMAGEGPIIEPPMTPYVTMMAAPSSTKFVCSSPPLMNYSDSLFFSHNLRTSIPSPATLEGTKDFRDH encoded by the coding sequence ATGGCTCATGCAAAACATAAATTCTATATATACAAACACACTCATCTCTCCAAATCTTTGCCTCCATCGTCTCCACACAGAACCATAACCTTCATTTTATTCGCTGTTTCAGATCCAATTAAAGCAAACTCAATCATCGATTCCATAACCATAACTGTTTCTCGTGTGAGCGATTGTCACCTTTCTTCAAAACCAAAAGCCATGAGCCCTTCACACTTCCATTCAAAGAGAGAAATCACCTCCACCAATAACAAAAACACCACCAATGGATTGCTACCACCACCTTTGAAAATCAGCAAGGAATctcatttcataaaaaaatcgTCACCACAATCCTCATCTTCATCGTCATCATCAATATCATCCTCCCTGGTTAACACTGCAATGCCAGCATCATCGTACAGACCGCAGCAACAACGTCACCCTGTCATCATTTACACACATTCTCCAAAAGTTATCCACACTCAACCTAAGGATTTCATGTCATTGGTGCAAAAACTCACCGGCCTCTCTCGTTCGGATTCAGAGGACGAGGAGGAGGACGATGACAACCCACCGCCGCCGCAACAACAGTTGAAGCAGGAGTCCGGAGGTAGCCTTGCGGCGGTGATGGGAGACAAGGAAAGTGATAGAGAAAGTATGATTATTGTGAGAAACGAGGAAAATGAGGCATCGTCGGTGCTGACCGAAGAAAATAATTGTAGCAGCAGCATGGGAGAAAACCAAGTTAACTCGTGTTTCATGGCAGGGGAGGGACCGATTATAGAGCCTCCGATGACCCCTTACGTGACAATGATGGCGGCGCCGAGCTCCACAAAGTTCGTGTGTTCGAGTCCGCCATTGATGAATTACTCAGATTCTTTGTTTTTCTCACATAACTTGAGGACCTCTATTCCATCACCGGCCACGTTGGAAGGGACGAAAGACTTCCGTGACCACTGA
- the LOC114182374 gene encoding uncharacterized protein LOC114182374, giving the protein MAVGSKTRNMFEGLVKEGSFKWLLGKKSYFDEELEEMENSPSAGRNFIRELSPVANLVVRRCSKILKTSSIDLQESFNQEASDSVKHPSRYARNLLEYCCFKALFLTTQMTGHLFDKTFRRLTFDMMLAWEVPAADSPPLTNKVDEEVSVGLEAFCRIAPSIPIIADVIISENLFEALSSSTDGRLQFPIYDKYLSGLERAIRKMKSNSESSLLAAVRSSREEKILEVDGTVTTQPVLEHVGISTWPGRLILTDHALHFEALRVVSYDKPKRYDLSEDLKQVVKPELTGPWGTRLFDKAVFYSSSSLSEPVVLEFPELKGHARRDYWLAIIQEILYVHRFVSKYGIKGVARDEVLWKAVLGILRLQAIQDISSTIPIQNDALLMFNLCDQLPGGDLILETLANMPNRRESDRENDFKDGGGMRSISALDMVSNLGFVFGASSNNSNESKIAVGEISVGEMTELEIAIKESKNNHKKVISAQATVDGVKVDGIDTNLAVMKELLFPINELWKSLQALAYWDDLRKSSGFCLFFSYIIYRNWLGYAVSVVLMLLGVFMIITRLFSQGRSVPEVKVIAPPPMNTMEQLLAVQNAVSQAEQLIQDGNVILLKLRGLLLSIFPQATEKLAFCLLSAGLILAFVPYKYIVMLLFLETFTRYSPLRKTSTERLTRRLKEWWCSVPAAPVTIERDKEEKKKK; this is encoded by the exons ATGGCTGTAGGCAGCAAAACCAGAAATATGTTCGAAGGTTTGGTAAAAGAAGGGTCATTTAAATGGTTGCTTGGCAAGAAAAGTTACTTTGATGAAGAATTGGAAGAGATGGAAAATTCTCCTTCTGCTGGGAGGAATTTTATACGAGAGCTGTCTCCTGTTGCCAACCTAGTTGTTCGTAGATGCTCAAA AATCCTTAAGACCTCTTCAATTGATCTTCAGGAGAGCTTCAATCAGGAGGCTTCTGATTCTGTAAAGCATCCATCACGATATGCGAGGAATTTATTGGAATATTGCTGTTTCAAGGCACTTTTCCTGACTACACAAATGACTGGTCATCTCTTTGATAAAACATTCCGGCGTTTGACATTCGACATGATGCTGGCTTGGGAAGTCCCTGCTGCTGACAGTCCACCTTTAACCAAT AAAGTTGACGAGGAGGTATCTGTTGGTTTAGAAGCTTTCTGTCGAATAGCCCCTTCAATTCCTATCATTGCCGATGTCATCATTAGTGAAAATCTTTTTGAGGCGCTGAGTTCATCAACTGATGGTCGCCTTCAGTTCCCCATCTATGACAAGTACCTCAGTGGCTTAGAAAG agctataagaaaaatgaagagcAATTCAGAGTCGTCTCTCTTGGCTGCTGTAAGATCCTCTAGAGAAGAGAAGATTCTCGAGGTTGATGGAACAGTCACAACACAGCCAGTCCTTGAGCATGTAGGAATATCCACCTGGCCTG GAAGGTTAATCCTGACAGATCATGCACTTCATTTCGAAGCACTTCGTGTTGTATCATATGATAAACCAAAAAGATATGACTTGTCAGAAGATCTTAAACAAGTTGTTAAACCTGAGTTGACTGGACCATGGGGTACTCGACTTTTTGACAAGGCAGTCTTCTATAGTTCATCGTCCCT ATCAGAACCCGTTGTACTAGAGTTTCCAGAACTTAAAGGTCATGCACGTCGTGATTATTGGTTAGCTATCATCCAAGAGATTCTGTATGTTCACAGATTCGTAAGCAAATATGGAATTAAAGGGGTTGCACGGGATGAAGTGCTTTGGAAGGCTGTTTTAGGAATTTTGCGTTTACAAGCTATTCAGGATATTAGTTCTACGATTCCTATACAGAATGATGCACTTCTCATGTTTAATTTATGTGATCAGCTTCCAGGTGGAGACTTGATATTAGAAACCCTTGCAAATATGCCAAACAGAAGAGAGTCAGATCGTGAGAATGATTTCAAGGATGGTGGTGGAATGCGTTCTATCTCAGCCTTGGACATGGTTTCTAACTTAGGATTTGTATTTGGAGCAAGTTCAAACAACTCAAATGAGAGCAAGATTGCTGTGGGTGAAATATCTGTTGGAGAAATGACTGAATTGGAAATAGCTATTAAAGAATCTAAGAACAATCATAAAAAGGTTATATCTGCACAAGCTACAGTTGATGGTGTTAAAGTTGATGGTATTGACACTAATTTAGCTGTCATGAAG GAGTTACTTTTTCCTATAAATGAACTTTGGAAGTCTCTTCAAGCTTTGGCATATTGGGATGATCTGAGGAAGTCCTCAgggttttgtttgtttttcagttACATCATTTACAG GAATTGGCTTGGCTATGCAGTATCAGTGGTGCTTATGTTATTAGgtgtttttatgataattacCCGATTGTTTAGCCAAGGTAGGTCAGTTCCAGAAGTTAAAGTAATTGCTCCTCCCCCAATGAATACAATGGAACAACTTTTGGCCGTTCAGAATGCTGTCTCTCAAGCTGAACAACTCATCCAAGATGGCAACGTAATTTTGCTCAAGCTTCGCGGCTTGTTGCTGTCCATTTTTCCTCAG GCCACAGAGAAGTTGGCCTTTTGCCTTCTATCAGCAGGCTTGATTTTGGCTTTCGTGCCCTATAAATACATAGTTATGCTACTCTTCTTGGAGACATTCACAAGATATTCGCCTCTGAGGAAAACTAGCACTGAGAGATTGACGAGGAGATTAAAGGAATGGTGGTGCAGCGTACCTGCAGCTCCTGTTACAATTGAAAGAGATaaagaggaaaagaagaaaaaatag
- the LOC114182479 gene encoding transcription factor BEE 1-like, with translation MAEFTENLQLQSIRPSSFPFLDIDPSMELINQFIGINQHVIDNSNLTMHNLMPFSCDTFLGPQEPEFPGNLDENFPALVHHVNHNALPVSLPIFQAENEIHEGKKRKSLDLPETSSANSTPAVSESGSKIKQGSGKGKRAKSNVTEEEKAKEVVHVRARRGQATDSHSLAERVRRGKINEKLRCLQNIVPGCYKTMGMAVMLDEIINYVQSLQHQVEFLSLKLTAASTFYDFNSETDALETMQRARASEAKELGRYKREGYGGVSCFQPSWPL, from the exons ATGGCTGAATTCACAGAAAATTTGCAACTTCAAAGCATTAGACCCTCCTCTTTTCCATTCTTAGACATTGATCCAAGCATGGAACTCATAAACCAATTCATTGGGATCAACCAACATGTCATAGACAACTCAAACTTGACTATGCACAACTTGATGCCATTTTCCTGTGACACCTTCTTGGGCCCTCAAGAACCTGAGTTTCCGGGAAACTTGGACGAAAATTTCCCTGCCCTTGTTCATCATGTCAACCACAATGCACTTCCTGTTTCTCTCCCCATTTTCCAAGCAGAAAATGAGATCCATGAAGGTAAAAAGAGGAAATCACTGGATCTTCCAGAGACTAGTTCAGCTAACTCAACTCCTGCAGTTTCTGAGAGTGGAAGCAAGATAAAACAA GGTTCTGGAAAAGGAAAGAGAGCAAAAAGCAATGTGACAGAAGAGGAGAAAGCAAAGGAAGTGGTTCATGTAAGAGCCAGAAGAGGTCAAGCTACTGATAGCCACAGTTTAGCAGAAAGG GTTAGAAGAGGGAAAATCAATGAGAAATTAAGGTGCTTACAGAACATTGTTCCAGGATGTTACAAG ACCATGGGCATGGCAGTAATGTTGGATGAAATCATAAACTATGTGCAGTCCTTGCAGCATCAAGTAGAG TTCCTTTCTCTGAAACTCACTGCAGCAAGTACCTTTTATGACTTCAATTCCGAGACAGATGCTTTAGAAACAATGCAG AGAGCAAGAGCATCAGAGGCAAAAGAGTTAGGGAGGTATAAGAGAGAAGGGTATGGAGGAGTTTCTTGCTTTCAACCAAGTTGGCCACTTTGA
- the LOC114181506 gene encoding transcription factor MYB2-like encodes MRLAMSTTPSKSISEEDNELRRGPWSVEEDDLLGNYIANHGEGRWNLLATRSGLRRTGKSSRLRWLNYLKPDVKRGNLTSEEQLLIFELHSKWGNRWSKIAQQLPGRTDNEIKNYWRTRIQKQARYMKYETQRTTGFVEFFKGLQMTRCVLKAQESSPSAMSLQDQEIPMPFDGGSHYSSFRIETTPETQITCQRGLNHLNQHEQNSDSEHNNGSSISNSESVNIQYMTQPLGWCTTNQFQALDTYDFGTCSYDGYNIDNSAYDMDSFNLGATMDAENLELPVITETNSLNMESECSTNDELWQFMNI; translated from the exons ATGAGACTTGCCATGTCTACTACTCCTTCAAAGAGCATCAGTGAAGAAGATAATGAACTTAGAAGAGGACCATGGAGTGTTGAAGAGGATGATCTTCTTGGCAATTACATTGCCAATCATGGAGAAGGGAGATGGAATTTGCTTGCTACACGTTCAG GATTAAGGAGAACAGGAAAGAGTAGCAGATTAAGGTGGCTAAATTATCTAAAGCCAGATGTTAAACGAGGCAATTTAACCTCAGAGGAGCAGCTATTGATTTTTGAACTCCACTCAAAGTGGGGTAACAG GTGGTCAAAAATTGCACAACAGCTGCCAGGCAGAACAGACAATGAAATAAAGAACTATTGGAGAACAAGGATTCAGAAACAAGCAAGATATATGAAATATGAGACACAGAGAACAACAGGATTTGTAGAATTTTTCAAGGGTCTACAGATGACAAGATGTGTTCTTAAAGCACAAGAATCATCTCCTTCAGCCATGTCACTCCAAGACCAAGAAATTCCTATGCCTTTTGATGGTGGTTCTCATTATTCATCATTTCGGATTGAGACAACACCAGAAACACAAATCACTTGCCAGCGAGGTCTCAATCATTTGAATCAGCATGAGCAGAACTCAGACTCTGAACACAACAATGGTTCAAGCATTTCCAATTCAGAATCAGTAAATATCCAATATATGACTCAGCCTTTGGGGTGGTGCACTACAAATCAATTCCAGGCCCTAGACACCTATGATTTTGGCACCTGTTCATATGATGGCTACAACATAGATAACAGTGCCTATGACATGGATTCATTCAACCTGGGAGCCACAATGGATGCTGAGAATCTGGAACTCCCAGTGATAACAGAAACCAACTCGCTAAATATGGAATCTGAATGCAGTACAAATGATGAATTATGGCAATTTATGAacatataa
- the LOC114181122 gene encoding 40S ribosomal protein S7-like, producing MYTSRKKIHKDKDAEPTEFEESVGQAFFDLENTNNELKSDLKDLYINSAVQIDVSGNRKAVVIHVPYRLRKGFRKIHVRLVRELEKKFSGKDVVLIATRRILRPPKKGSAVQRPRSRTLTAVHEAMLEDIVLPAEIVGKRVRYRIDGSKIMKVFLDPKERNNTEYKLETFAAVYRKFSGKDVVFEYPTTEA from the exons ATGTACACATCAAGGAAGAAAATCCACAAAGATAAGGATGCTGAGCCAACTGAATTTGAGGAATCAGTCGGACag GCCTTCTTTGACCTTGAGAATACTAACAATGAGCTGAAAAGTGACCTGAAAGATTTATACATAAATTCAGCTGT CCAAATAGATGTTTCTGGGAACCGCAAGGCTGTGGTTATTCATGTCCCCTACAGATTAAGGAAGGGATTCAGGAAGATCCATGTCAGGCTTGTGAGAGAACTTGAGAAAAAGTTTAGCGGGAAG GATGTAGTCCTGATTGCCACCAGGAGGATATTGAGGCCACCAAAGAAAGGTTCTGCTGTTCAGCGTCCTCGCAGCCGCACACTCACTGCTGTGCATGAGGCAATGCTGGAGGATATTGTGTTACCTGCTGAGATTGTTGGAAAGCGTGTTAGGTATAGAATTGATGGTTCCAAGATTATGAAG GTGTTTTTGGACCCCAAGGAGAGAAACAACACTGAGTACAAGTTGGAGACTTTTGCTGCAGTATACAGGAAGTTTTCAGGCAAAGATGTTGTATTTGAATATCCTACAACCGAGGCTTAG